The Planococcus versutus genome contains a region encoding:
- a CDS encoding AAA family ATPase, whose amino-acid sequence MKISRLIIESFRGFNEKKDFKLANSQLILLYGPNGHGKTSFFDAIEWGLTGKINRYDLASDERNRSKFVGNSFSIKVPYVQITLNTEELEVVIARRGVKDDSKSDYGTNYLEVELPGNHYLVGKEAQDYLFESIINKEWLKKINSENLNNIYNLTHYSSQEKMSHFLRGAKEGDRYNALSTILGTDQYNVYKKKFKDAQTLFKEDIEKLDKSVFEEEIKYTNISKEIIELENKIKLHNSDSNYTKEILAKFNTLTSKELKLELDIDETLKEIHSFNSKIFKERNNQNQIFQNAKLLNHDLPKYREALNKQVSNKEKLLIFRRFREINEKLVDFRWLNRNYKDYQEGLNSYNDKVDLKRELQEKVNAIDMSIKSNESFISRVSISIEDSIESHNFNALRNIITDGEIKTDIKSKSLDIITELEGSIYNIQIKEKNRDDLKIIKDSYKERLLELEKIDEKYGALLRHVLDYVQKVSEISRCPVCGNDNISSKHLEEYAKKSQEEVNRDIPVVLEKYNISKEQYIKVENELNTLKKTLNKKIDNIKYEVKKITESNRMQKQKFPGLYDDLKNLGNTIKYIEETNEKYSGLLKKYNLNNYTKEKIKIVLDQILKEKSEIQQEYRNIDEVNIGKFIKQIEVEIQGDRVFIENYEFRIREISGGEFKGDLEYISKFVTDMLNQCSFEKEKLDERTTLLGNLIEAIEDMKTQSLLKLKTKKFKEVEKVIYILKKEKEDIEEKVNGLEGAINSIPLAIENLNEKSITELFDLVQKVYSKLNSHPIFKKVNYKTEKRFGNFKLLLNVLSDSEIEVNPSYIYSAAQVNTIALSIFLSMAIKQEWCNLDLVAIDDPIQSMDSLNSLAFIDLLRNLTDQSEYNKQLIISTHDSSFFELMKKKFQSVDVALIQFNGYSENGPTFGNLNGEKESAAPELIEFNKGEKINNLKEIISSI is encoded by the coding sequence ATGAAAATATCTCGTCTAATCATTGAAAGTTTTAGAGGCTTTAATGAGAAAAAAGACTTTAAACTAGCTAATTCTCAATTAATTTTATTGTATGGTCCAAACGGTCACGGCAAAACCTCCTTTTTTGACGCTATAGAATGGGGACTCACAGGAAAAATAAACCGATATGATCTTGCTTCAGACGAAAGAAATCGTTCAAAATTTGTCGGTAATTCTTTTTCGATAAAAGTTCCTTATGTCCAAATTACCCTCAACACTGAAGAATTAGAAGTTGTAATTGCCAGAAGAGGAGTTAAAGATGATTCAAAGTCTGATTACGGAACTAATTATTTGGAAGTTGAGTTACCCGGAAACCATTATTTAGTTGGTAAAGAAGCACAAGACTATTTGTTTGAAAGTATAATTAATAAAGAATGGTTAAAAAAAATAAATTCAGAAAACTTGAATAACATTTATAACTTAACACATTATTCAAGTCAAGAAAAAATGAGTCATTTTTTAAGAGGGGCAAAGGAAGGCGATCGCTATAATGCTCTCTCAACTATTTTAGGAACTGATCAATATAACGTATATAAAAAAAAGTTTAAAGATGCTCAAACCCTTTTCAAGGAAGATATAGAAAAATTAGATAAATCAGTGTTTGAAGAAGAAATAAAGTATACGAACATTTCCAAAGAAATAATAGAACTTGAAAATAAAATAAAATTACATAATTCCGATTCAAATTACACAAAAGAGATTTTAGCTAAGTTTAATACACTAACATCAAAAGAGTTGAAATTAGAATTAGATATTGATGAGACTTTAAAAGAAATTCATAGTTTCAACAGTAAAATATTTAAAGAGAGAAATAATCAAAATCAAATTTTTCAAAATGCGAAACTGTTAAACCACGATTTACCAAAATATAGAGAAGCTTTAAACAAACAAGTCAGTAATAAAGAAAAACTACTGATTTTCAGAAGATTTAGGGAGATAAATGAAAAATTAGTGGATTTTAGATGGCTAAATCGAAATTACAAAGATTATCAAGAAGGTTTAAATAGTTATAACGATAAAGTTGATCTAAAAAGAGAATTGCAAGAAAAAGTCAATGCGATAGATATGAGTATTAAAAGCAACGAATCATTTATTTCTAGAGTAAGTATTTCTATAGAAGATTCAATTGAAAGTCATAACTTTAATGCGCTTAGGAACATAATAACTGATGGTGAAATAAAAACTGATATAAAAAGTAAGTCGTTAGATATTATTACGGAACTTGAAGGAAGTATTTATAACATACAAATAAAAGAGAAAAATAGAGACGATTTGAAGATCATAAAAGATTCTTATAAAGAACGATTATTAGAATTAGAGAAAATTGACGAGAAATACGGAGCTTTACTGCGACATGTTTTGGATTATGTACAAAAGGTCAGTGAAATAAGTCGCTGTCCAGTATGTGGAAATGACAACATATCTTCTAAACATTTGGAAGAATATGCTAAGAAATCCCAAGAAGAAGTTAATAGAGACATCCCAGTAGTATTAGAAAAGTATAATATTTCCAAAGAACAATACATTAAAGTTGAAAATGAGTTAAATACTTTAAAAAAGACGCTCAACAAAAAAATAGATAATATAAAATATGAAGTTAAAAAAATCACCGAAAGTAATCGTATGCAAAAACAAAAATTCCCTGGTTTATACGACGATTTAAAGAATCTAGGGAATACTATTAAATATATTGAAGAAACTAATGAAAAATATTCTGGGTTGCTAAAAAAATATAATCTAAACAACTATACAAAAGAAAAAATCAAGATAGTTTTAGATCAAATCTTAAAAGAGAAAAGTGAAATTCAGCAAGAGTATAGAAATATTGATGAAGTGAACATTGGAAAATTTATTAAACAAATAGAAGTTGAAATTCAAGGTGATAGAGTTTTTATAGAAAATTATGAATTTCGAATAAGAGAAATTAGTGGTGGAGAATTCAAAGGCGATTTGGAATATATCAGTAAATTTGTAACTGATATGTTGAATCAATGTAGTTTTGAAAAAGAAAAGCTGGATGAAAGAACAACGCTTCTAGGTAATCTCATTGAAGCTATAGAAGATATGAAAACACAAAGTTTATTAAAACTAAAAACGAAAAAATTTAAAGAAGTAGAAAAAGTGATTTATATATTAAAGAAAGAAAAAGAAGATATCGAAGAAAAAGTCAATGGACTTGAAGGTGCAATAAATAGTATTCCTTTAGCTATCGAAAATCTAAATGAAAAGTCAATTACTGAATTATTTGACCTTGTACAAAAAGTTTATTCGAAATTAAATTCCCATCCAATATTTAAAAAGGTAAATTATAAAACAGAAAAACGATTTGGAAATTTTAAATTGCTTCTTAATGTTCTTTCGGATAGTGAGATTGAGGTAAATCCATCATATATATATAGTGCTGCTCAAGTGAACACTATAGCACTATCTATATTTTTATCCATGGCCATAAAGCAAGAGTGGTGCAATTTAGATTTAGTTGCTATTGATGACCCTATCCAGAGTATGGACAGCTTAAATTCTTTAGCTTTTATTGACTTATTAAGAAATTTAACTGATCAGTCTGAATACAATAAGCAACTCATTATTTCTACACACGATTCTTCTTTCTTTGAACTGATGAAAAAGAAATTCCAATCTGTCGATGTAGCGCTAATACAATTTAATGGATATAGCGAGAATGGTCCTACATTCGGCAATCTAAATGGAGAAAAAGAATCGGCTGCTCCCGAATTAATTGAGTTTAATAAAGGGGAAAAAATAAATAATCTAAAAGAAATAATTTCAAGTATTTGA
- a CDS encoding IS3 family transposase (programmed frameshift), with protein MPQKRRTFSPEFKKQVVALHAGGKSRPDIVREYDLTASALDRWIAQSNQTGSFEEKDNRSPLETELLAYKKRNKQLEMEVDIFKASGADHGTKIEIIQQNQHLYSVSAMCTVLQIARSTFYYETSVSVEKAHQKAQAEQELKDEIWAIFHENRRVYGTRKLKKELANRKKWVISRRRIGRLMASLGIQSKYALPSYKPMVTPPNEATYRNVLNRQFNPAAKNAVLVSDLTYVKVGGRWNYICFLLDLYNREIVGYSLGERKDAALVQRAFASVKGDLGAVKLFHTDRGSEFKNTGIDALLKTHQIERSLSQKGTPYDNAVAEATFKILKTELINGMCFDTLNQLALELFDYVNWYNHVRLHSSLGYTSPVTYRNAALKKVV; from the exons ATGCCACAAAAAAGACGAACATTTTCCCCAGAATTCAAAAAACAGGTCGTCGCGCTGCACGCAGGCGGAAAAAGCCGACCGGATATTGTCCGGGAATACGACCTGACGGCTTCCGCCCTCGATCGGTGGATTGCCCAATCCAATCAAACTGGCTCGTTCGAGGAAAAAGATAACCGAAGCCCTTTGGAAACGGAATTGCTTGCCTACAAAAAACGAAATAAGCAGTTGGAGATGGAAGTGGATATTT TTAAAGCAAGCGGCGCTGATCATGGGACGAAAATAGAGATTATCCAACAGAATCAACACCTCTATTCAGTATCAGCAATGTGCACTGTCCTCCAAATTGCCCGCAGCACCTTTTACTATGAGACTTCCGTTTCGGTAGAAAAAGCACACCAAAAAGCCCAAGCAGAACAGGAGTTGAAAGACGAAATCTGGGCGATCTTTCACGAGAATCGCCGCGTCTATGGCACACGCAAGCTGAAAAAAGAGTTGGCGAACAGAAAGAAATGGGTGATCTCGAGACGCCGTATTGGACGCCTCATGGCGTCACTTGGCATCCAATCGAAATACGCGCTGCCATCCTACAAACCGATGGTCACGCCTCCCAATGAAGCGACATACCGGAATGTGCTGAACCGCCAATTCAATCCGGCAGCGAAAAACGCCGTGTTGGTCAGCGACCTGACGTATGTAAAGGTTGGCGGCCGCTGGAACTATATTTGTTTCCTTCTCGATTTATACAACCGTGAAATTGTGGGGTACAGTCTGGGCGAGCGTAAAGACGCTGCCCTGGTTCAACGTGCCTTCGCATCGGTCAAAGGCGACTTGGGAGCCGTGAAGCTGTTCCATACGGACCGCGGATCTGAATTCAAGAACACCGGCATCGATGCGCTATTAAAGACGCACCAAATCGAACGGTCGCTGAGCCAAAAAGGAACCCCTTACGATAATGCGGTGGCGGAAGCCACGTTCAAGATTTTGAAGACGGAACTCATCAACGGAATGTGCTTTGACACGCTTAACCAGCTAGCGCTTGAACTGTTTGATTACGTGAATTGGTACAACCATGTCCGTCTACACAGCAGTCTGGGCTATACCAGCCCTGTCACTTATCGAAACGCAGCCCTTAAAAAAGTTGTTTGA
- a CDS encoding DUF2325 domain-containing protein yields MHGAYFSYIKLKQIKLLENLELNSDETEVQLYIEQAKLMQLVLQMIKNTSEVLESLPEEKFETYDSTEKEIDLQRLYLKQNWSIKYSEENPEVNFTEEISTVYKFRRFLVGGELSGIKAYLSEEVVRKNDIEHGDMVRVYPIGVLPNGETKYAFALEEKMGEEAPKNRKQLDYCLVEESSSNLICKSNKDGVFREDDIFPVFHIPDKDVFKHDLAPGDIVDISIENNEWHKGKVIWKHEIKSKQVSKRSNEKTAKKTKAKSGKQNIEVKRSLEGKTLLIVSNKHDQSSYESPIAKRGGKLLMADSDYSVDILNSLVAKSDAVILITSTSSHRAMWTVKDKTKELGIPFIPSRHKGTTHNVNLAEQIFTKEEV; encoded by the coding sequence ATGCACGGTGCATATTTCAGTTACATTAAGTTAAAGCAAATAAAGTTATTAGAAAATCTCGAACTAAATAGTGATGAAACTGAAGTGCAACTATATATTGAACAAGCAAAATTAATGCAATTAGTCCTCCAAATGATTAAAAATACTTCAGAGGTTCTTGAATCTCTGCCAGAAGAAAAGTTCGAAACATATGATTCAACGGAAAAGGAAATTGATTTGCAAAGACTATATTTGAAACAAAACTGGTCTATAAAATATAGTGAAGAAAATCCTGAAGTAAATTTTACAGAAGAGATATCAACAGTTTATAAATTCAGGCGTTTTTTAGTAGGAGGTGAATTATCCGGCATCAAAGCCTACCTTTCGGAAGAAGTAGTACGAAAAAATGATATTGAACATGGAGATATGGTTAGAGTGTATCCAATTGGTGTTTTGCCTAATGGAGAAACTAAGTATGCCTTTGCTCTTGAAGAAAAGATGGGAGAAGAGGCTCCGAAAAACAGAAAACAACTTGATTATTGCTTGGTAGAAGAAAGTTCTTCAAATCTAATATGTAAATCTAATAAAGACGGCGTCTTCCGTGAAGATGACATTTTTCCGGTTTTTCATATTCCAGATAAAGATGTATTTAAGCACGATTTAGCTCCAGGAGATATTGTAGACATTTCAATTGAAAATAATGAGTGGCATAAAGGAAAAGTAATTTGGAAACATGAAATCAAATCTAAGCAAGTCTCAAAAAGATCTAACGAGAAAACGGCTAAGAAAACAAAAGCGAAATCTGGCAAACAAAATATAGAAGTAAAAAGATCCTTAGAAGGCAAAACGCTTCTGATCGTTTCGAATAAACATGACCAATCTAGCTATGAATCGCCTATAGCAAAACGCGGTGGGAAATTATTAATGGCCGATAGTGACTATTCGGTAGATATACTGAATTCTCTAGTTGCAAAATCAGATGCTGTTATCTTAATTACTTCCACTTCTTCTCATAGAGCAATGTGGACAGTAAAGGATAAAACAAAAGAGCTTGGTATCCCTTTCATTCCTTCCAGACATAAGGGAACGACTCATAATGTGAATTTGGCAGAGCAGATATTTACGAAGGAAGAAGTTTAA
- a CDS encoding nuclease-related domain-containing DEAD/DEAH box helicase gives MVILVPTIENIRKLRQRPTQGEENLLALLQKLNDEYTVYFQPFLNGSMPDFIILHRIKGILLIEVKDWNLKLYNIMDKKWSLKSNDKARIKSPLKQVKDYKDHIHSFINGFVEESVHDPRKFGYVQTAVYFDLLNEKESLEFCMECKSYNEKIHILGKDSINTDRFRELSYFKRNLSDEFTSRYYEEFQLLFAPSVHMLELGQEIKYSKSQNKLIKSRKEEIKIKGVAGSGKTFVLAKRAVSAHIRTKGRVLILTYNITLRNFIRDKLSQVREEFSWDMFHIDNYHNFIGTMSNEYGIDSIAYDDTKLFDGVETQKYQSIFIDEIQDYNLEWQTIIKKYFLAENGELVVFGDEKQNIYGNILDEQNTSTIVEDKEWKVLNESYRLSTVINDLSINYYEKYLKNRYLRLEYTMQQELSFNIGDISEVNINGSKDILRYCEYILEYIRKHKIPNNDVVILARHISTLRDIENIFRIQYGLSVTKTFEKLETYNHLLAKYGEDSWQFKEEIRKVRKNEKFAFQMNRGTIKMSTIHSFKGWEAENVFLFLENPLGEEELVDEEIIYTGITRSKNRLIFLNKHDTKYKQLFSENREIVKEINITLNSLPNKDFFDEETTNFDSIKDLHSIEINESANENFIEFAGDYESESDYWERIAEDSDMTLEEYFNSMD, from the coding sequence ATGGTTATTTTAGTGCCGACAATAGAAAACATCAGGAAATTAAGACAACGACCCACACAAGGTGAAGAAAACTTACTTGCGCTATTACAGAAGTTAAATGATGAATATACCGTTTATTTTCAACCTTTTTTAAATGGCAGTATGCCTGATTTTATTATTCTTCATAGAATAAAAGGTATATTACTAATTGAAGTAAAAGACTGGAATTTAAAGTTATACAATATTATGGATAAAAAATGGTCATTAAAAAGCAACGATAAGGCAAGAATAAAGTCACCCCTTAAGCAAGTAAAAGATTATAAGGATCATATACACTCTTTTATAAATGGCTTTGTCGAAGAGAGCGTTCATGATCCAAGGAAATTTGGATACGTTCAGACTGCAGTTTACTTTGATTTACTTAATGAAAAGGAATCGTTAGAGTTTTGCATGGAATGTAAATCTTATAATGAAAAAATTCATATTTTAGGAAAAGATTCGATAAATACCGATAGATTTAGAGAACTAAGTTATTTCAAAAGAAATCTTTCTGATGAATTCACATCAAGATATTACGAAGAATTTCAATTACTTTTTGCTCCCTCAGTTCATATGCTTGAACTTGGTCAGGAAATTAAATATAGTAAAAGCCAGAATAAATTAATTAAAAGCAGGAAAGAAGAAATTAAAATTAAAGGGGTAGCTGGCTCAGGAAAAACATTTGTCTTAGCAAAAAGAGCTGTTAGTGCTCATATAAGAACTAAAGGTAGAGTTTTAATATTGACTTACAATATAACTTTAAGAAACTTTATTCGAGATAAATTGAGTCAAGTTAGAGAAGAGTTTTCTTGGGATATGTTTCATATAGACAATTATCACAATTTCATTGGAACAATGAGTAATGAGTATGGAATCGATTCAATCGCATACGATGATACGAAATTATTTGATGGTGTAGAGACACAAAAATACCAATCAATCTTTATAGATGAGATTCAAGATTACAATCTTGAATGGCAAACAATAATTAAAAAATACTTCCTTGCTGAAAACGGAGAATTAGTAGTATTTGGGGATGAAAAACAGAATATTTACGGAAATATATTAGATGAACAGAATACTAGCACAATTGTAGAGGATAAAGAATGGAAAGTATTGAATGAATCATACCGTTTATCTACAGTAATCAATGATTTGTCGATTAACTATTATGAGAAATATCTGAAAAATAGATATTTACGTTTGGAATATACTATGCAGCAAGAACTAAGTTTTAATATTGGAGATATAAGTGAAGTGAATATAAATGGCTCTAAAGATATTTTAAGATACTGTGAATATATTTTAGAGTATATACGAAAGCATAAAATCCCTAACAATGATGTCGTAATTTTAGCACGCCATATTAGCACATTAAGAGATATCGAAAATATTTTCAGAATTCAATATGGTCTAAGTGTAACTAAGACTTTTGAAAAGCTAGAAACTTATAATCATTTACTTGCAAAGTATGGAGAAGACAGTTGGCAATTTAAGGAGGAGATAAGAAAAGTTCGAAAAAATGAGAAGTTTGCATTTCAAATGAATAGGGGGACTATAAAAATGTCTACTATTCATAGTTTTAAAGGATGGGAGGCTGAAAATGTATTTTTATTCTTAGAAAATCCATTGGGAGAAGAAGAATTAGTAGATGAAGAAATTATTTACACTGGTATTACACGCTCAAAAAACAGATTAATATTTTTAAATAAGCATGATACAAAATATAAACAATTATTTAGTGAGAATCGTGAAATCGTAAAAGAAATTAATATTACTTTAAATTCCCTACCAAATAAAGACTTCTTTGATGAAGAAACAACAAATTTCGATTCTATAAAGGATCTTCATAGTATTGAAATAAATGAATCTGCAAATGAGAACTTTATTGAATTTGCTGGAGACTATGAAAGCGAATCAGATTATTGGGAACGTATTGCTGAAGATTCTGATATGACACTAGAAGAATACTTTAATTCGATGGATTAA
- a CDS encoding DUF4126 domain-containing protein has translation MEMILAICIGLALSATVGFRIFTPLFITGVFERADWITVSEGFSWLGSTPALIAFGAAIVFEIAVNYIPVVGSMMKLIATPIAALAGILLTASFIGDMNPLLEWSIAIIGGGGVAMASHTTMTAVKGVSETALLSPAVAIAEDVTATTVPIAIFLIPVLAIVFVVLIPLLIFVYYPKRKRRKNNQNTV, from the coding sequence ATGGAGATGATTCTTGCAATATGTATCGGCCTGGCTTTAAGCGCAACAGTTGGGTTCCGGATTTTTACGCCTCTATTTATCACCGGTGTTTTTGAGCGGGCAGACTGGATTACCGTGTCAGAAGGATTTAGCTGGCTCGGCAGCACCCCTGCGTTGATTGCTTTCGGAGCGGCAATCGTATTTGAAATAGCGGTTAATTATATTCCGGTTGTCGGGTCAATGATGAAACTTATTGCCACACCGATCGCGGCACTTGCGGGTATCCTGCTAACAGCGTCATTCATCGGAGATATGAATCCGCTGCTAGAATGGAGCATCGCCATTATTGGCGGCGGGGGAGTTGCCATGGCATCACATACTACGATGACTGCTGTTAAAGGGGTAAGCGAAACCGCGCTGCTCAGTCCTGCTGTCGCCATTGCGGAAGATGTAACTGCAACGACAGTACCGATTGCCATTTTCTTGATTCCGGTGCTGGCCATTGTTTTTGTTGTGCTGATTCCACTGCTGATTTTTGTTTATTACCCTAAGCGGAAACGGCGGAAGAATAATCAAAATACTGTATAA
- a CDS encoding TerD family protein, translating to MLDTSAQKSIDNLKKILTNEDMTFNEQTTKHFLILPFLTSLGYDITDPNVLKHEFKPANLRGNNDKVDYALDLGDFKIIIEAKPLNTNIKRHYHQLQKYYNSTPEVQLGIITDGRNYHFFTDFYYENLMDIEPFYSLDVLNLTDYDFYFLNLLSYTKISANSIREATEEIIFRDKLLTSFKKTLEELPPEFIKLVVKDFYPHAVTKKVIEKATVIAKQVGANRLDLSIIDESIIMSNERVEQLDSPTTVPAEEVAPETPADSEVKEDKPAKKEPEVSAPQSEELETTLVEIETTPPPTKRPSLRKGERVSLTMDDPPLTKLKVGLGWDVSSQQGTKFDLDVHVFLLNENQKVPKEEFFIFYNNPQSPDGSTNLLKDSRTAGNNTETVFVELDKVSSEVEKIVFIVTIYDALTREQNFSMVNNAFIRMTNAETGEEMFQFDLANGGGPETCLIVGEIYRYNEDWKFTAVGNGYQSDIQQLCTNFGVQLA from the coding sequence ATGCTCGATACTTCTGCACAAAAATCAATTGATAATTTAAAGAAGATTCTTACCAATGAAGACATGACCTTTAATGAACAGACAACGAAGCACTTTCTTATTCTTCCCTTCCTCACTTCACTCGGATACGACATAACAGATCCGAATGTCTTGAAGCATGAGTTCAAGCCGGCCAACCTACGCGGGAACAACGACAAAGTGGATTATGCGTTGGATTTGGGTGACTTCAAAATCATCATTGAGGCCAAGCCTTTAAACACCAATATTAAAAGGCATTACCATCAACTGCAGAAATACTACAATTCCACACCGGAAGTACAACTGGGAATCATTACAGACGGACGAAATTATCATTTTTTTACAGACTTCTACTATGAAAATCTAATGGATATCGAACCCTTTTACTCCTTAGATGTTTTAAATCTCACCGATTATGATTTTTACTTCTTGAATTTACTCAGTTACACGAAGATATCAGCAAACAGCATTCGAGAAGCCACTGAGGAAATTATCTTTCGGGATAAACTGCTCACCTCATTTAAGAAGACACTTGAAGAACTTCCGCCTGAATTCATCAAATTGGTTGTCAAAGACTTTTACCCACATGCTGTTACAAAGAAAGTGATTGAAAAAGCGACGGTAATTGCCAAGCAGGTAGGAGCGAACAGATTGGATTTGAGCATTATCGACGAGTCCATCATTATGTCTAATGAGCGAGTAGAACAATTGGATAGCCCAACTACTGTGCCGGCTGAAGAAGTAGCACCTGAAACACCAGCCGATTCGGAAGTGAAAGAAGATAAGCCTGCTAAGAAGGAACCAGAAGTGTCAGCCCCTCAATCAGAAGAACTAGAGACCACATTAGTGGAAATTGAAACGACACCTCCTCCAACTAAGAGGCCGTCATTACGAAAAGGTGAGCGTGTCTCCTTAACTATGGATGACCCTCCGCTAACGAAACTCAAAGTCGGACTAGGCTGGGATGTCAGCAGCCAGCAAGGAACAAAGTTCGATCTTGACGTTCATGTATTCCTTTTGAATGAAAATCAAAAAGTGCCGAAGGAAGAATTTTTTATATTCTACAACAACCCTCAATCGCCAGATGGCAGCACGAATTTATTGAAGGATAGTCGTACTGCAGGAAACAATACTGAAACGGTCTTCGTGGAACTGGATAAAGTATCAAGCGAAGTAGAAAAAATTGTGTTTATTGTAACTATCTACGATGCTTTAACTCGAGAGCAGAATTTCAGCATGGTGAACAATGCCTTTATCCGGATGACGAATGCAGAAACCGGGGAGGAAATGTTCCAGTTTGATTTGGCCAATGGTGGTGGTCCGGAGACTTGTCTGATAGTTGGGGAAATCTATCGTTACAACGAAGATTGGAAGTTCACGGCAGTCGGAAACGGTTATCAGTCTGATATTCAGCAATTATGCACCAACTTTGGAGTTCAATTAGCATGA
- a CDS encoding ABC transporter ATP-binding protein, which produces MDGKEFKLTDHRIGYLPEERGMYSKFKVKDQLVYFAELRGATKKEAKRSMKKWAEEFWIDIYLDQKLETLSKGNQQKVQIAQAFICEPDILILDEPFSGLDPVNSKIFQDSLLNYIREDRIIIFSSHHIVPFPGKRNCKALCHNADVASRFSGFICRNLNHGDPYYT; this is translated from the coding sequence ATGGATGGAAAAGAATTTAAGCTGACCGACCATCGAATTGGGTACTTGCCTGAAGAACGCGGAATGTATTCGAAGTTTAAAGTGAAAGATCAATTGGTATATTTTGCGGAGCTGCGGGGCGCTACTAAAAAAGAAGCTAAGCGTTCCATGAAGAAATGGGCCGAAGAGTTTTGGATTGATATTTATTTGGATCAAAAGCTTGAGACGCTGTCAAAAGGAAACCAGCAAAAAGTGCAAATTGCACAAGCCTTTATTTGTGAACCGGATATTTTGATCTTGGATGAACCTTTTTCGGGGCTGGACCCTGTCAATTCGAAAATCTTTCAGGATTCTTTGTTGAATTACATAAGAGAAGACCGAATCATCATCTTTTCTTCCCACCATATTGTGCCGTTCCCAGGAAAGCGAAATTGTAAGGCGCTTTGCCATAATGCTGATGTTGCCAGCCGTTTTTCCGGCTTTATTTGTAGGAATTTAAATCATGGAGACCCATATTATACGTAG